The segment CCCTTCGCTCAAAATTGTCCGAATCACTGACTTACAGCGAGAGGGTTCATGAGCAGGGGCAAAACGATGCGCCTCTTCAACCAGAATAAACACGGGGTAGGGCAAGTAATTCTCATCTTGCGGTGAAATGAGTTCTTTCTGAGTACTCATCCGTGCATGATTGACTTGCCGCAGCACTGCCGCACAAATCACTTGCTGTTCTTCTTGACTGATTTCGTTCATTTGCAGGACGGTCACTTGTCCCGGTTCAAATAGTTCTTTTGGGCTAACCGTGTGTTCCACATTATGAAAATAGTCCGATCGCTCAATCTTCTCCAATTTCCATTCCAAAGCTGGAGCAGATGATCCCGTCTTTTCATTGCCATCGTCATCGACCTGCACATCGGCTTCTCGAACGGCTGCGATTAGATCTTGAATACCCCAACGATAATCTCCTTTGCGATGTCGCAGCAAAATCCGAAAGGCTTTGCTCAACATAGCTTGTTGACGATCGCTCATTTCCGGCAGTAATGCCAAAATATCGTAGTAATCTAGCGAAGACACTCGAATCCTCACTTCTTCCGGTGTCATCACTTTCACTTTGGGAGCATAGCCATCTGCTGATTTAAATGCTGGATGCCCCCGCATATCTGTCAGCGTTCCATACTCTCCATGCGGATCAAAAATTAAAACCGCCGCTCGATTGTGGGGAAGGAGCAACTCTTCTACCAGAACTCCAGCCGTATAGGATTTCCCTGAGCCAGTTCCCGCCAGAATCGCCATATGGGTACTAACTAATTCTTTGACATCTAATGCGATCGGCACAGAGCCGACTTCTCTCAACAAAAGTGAGCCAATATGAGCTGATCCCACCGACTGAGGCTGACGACGATTTAAGATCTCCCTGAGCATCTCGTCACTTGCCAACACTACTTTTGCGCCTGGATCTGGACTTTTTCGCGGATTCATAAATCCCAGCGACGGATCGAAATAACCGATCACATCCACTGCAACTTCATAGATCTCCGGATGCTCGTACGTAAATCCGACAAGAGCCGCGATCGCTTCTGGACTAATCTCAGTGTCCGCAAAAATGCGATCAGGTAAG is part of the Leptolyngbya boryana PCC 6306 genome and harbors:
- a CDS encoding ATP-binding protein, yielding MNLEPGTANPISVVGTVKGPGENGNQYVFITSDNRHVRIGEYVYYEVYEAGLLRKILGKISDRRLIDHLPDRIFADTEISPEAIAALVGFTYEHPEIYEVAVDVIGYFDPSLGFMNPRKSPDPGAKVVLASDEMLREILNRRQPQSVGSAHIGSLLLREVGSVPIALDVKELVSTHMAILAGTGSGKSYTAGVLVEELLLPHNRAAVLIFDPHGEYGTLTDMRGHPAFKSADGYAPKVKVMTPEEVRIRVSSLDYYDILALLPEMSDRQQAMLSKAFRILLRHRKGDYRWGIQDLIAAVREADVQVDDDGNEKTGSSAPALEWKLEKIERSDYFHNVEHTVSPKELFEPGQVTVLQMNEISQEEQQVICAAVLRQVNHARMSTQKELISPQDENYLPYPVFILVEEAHRFAPAHEPSRCKSVIRTILSEGRKFGLGMGLITQRPGKLDADVLSQCMSQFLMRIVNPVDQESLKYGVEAAGRDLLKELPALTKGQIIISGACVNTPVLCKVRQRLTKHGGETLNAPELWQKHFEGHRLQERKIELAPVAAPRRSQTVRGRSID